Part of the Paenibacillus guangzhouensis genome is shown below.
GAGTACTTCCGCAATTTATAATCGACACATATTAAGAAATTCCCTCATTCCGATCGTAACCTTCTTCGGATTCGATATTGCAGGGTTGCTGAGTGGCGCAGTCGTTGTCGAGACGATCTTCGTCTATCCTGGGATGGGCAGTTTGTTCGTAAGCTCCATATCGAACCGTGATTATTCCGTCGTTATGGCCGTAACGCTCCTGCTTGCCCTCATGACCTTGCTAGGAAATCTAATCGCTGACCTCTTGTACGGTGTCGTTGACCCGCGCATCAGGTTAAGTTAGGAGGCGTCTAATGCTACCCGTACAACAACAGCGAAGCACTTCACCGTGGCGGCTCGCATTCGCCGAATTCCGCAGGAACAGGCTTGCCATTGCTTGTCTGATCTTCTTGTCGATCGTAACGGTTCTCTGTATTATAGCGCCGTGGTTAACGGCGTGGGATCCTGTCAAAATCAACATTCGGTTCATTAACAAGGCACCGTCAACTGAACATTGGCTGGGGACGGATAAAGGCGGCCGCGACATTGTCGCACGTCTGCTCTATGGCGGCCGAATTACCTTATGGATCTGCTTCTCGATTAGTATCATCGTAACGTTCCTAGGGACGCTTGTCGGCTCGATTGCTGGTTATTTCGGAGGTCGTGTAGACAGCCTGCTCATGCGCTTCACAGACCTCGTTCTTACATTCCCTTTCCTCGTATTCGTTATTGTATTAAAAGCGATCTTCCCAGACACGGGAATATCCGTCTTCATTCTCGTCGTCAGTTTCCTTGCTTGGGGAGGCGCAGCAAGACTTGTGCGAAGCAAAATTCTTGCCGAGAAAGAGAATGAGTATGTCTTAGCTGCCATATCGATTGGCTGCAAGCCTTCTACCGTCATCATTAAACATTTGTTGCCGAACGTCATTACGACCATTATCGTCCAAGCCATCTTAATCCTGGCCGGTATGATTACAGTTGAGACAGGACTTAGCTACCTAGGATTTGGCGTTCCTGCGAATATTCCTAGCTGGGGCAATATGATGTCAGACGCCATTTCACCAGACGTCATCAAAAACCAATGGTGGGTCTGGCTTCCTTCCGGCATTCTCATCACGGCTACGATTCTCGCCATTAATTTCCTCGGCGAAGGCTTGAAAGACGCATTCAATACGAAGAAGCCCTCCTAAACACGAAAGCACTAGCTGGAAGATTCCCTTCCTCGCTAGTGCTTTTTCTTGTTCAATTATGCCGTTACTACAATCTGATTTAGAAAAGCACGAATTTGCTTATCTAATCCTTTCGGATCCTCCAGCGGCAAATAATGCCCGCAATGCGGCATTTGATACGATAAGACGTGTGGAACCTGGCGCTTCACGTATTGCAAGCTTTTCATAATCGCAGGCAGCTCTTTATCCCCATGTAAGACAAGCCACGGTTGGCTAACCTCTTGAATTTGATTTTTCAATGTCTTACGAAATGCCTCAAGCTCGAGCATCTTCGATGGCTGCACAGCAAATGTATCAAAGTAAGGTGTC
Proteins encoded:
- the opp4C gene encoding oligopeptide ABC transporter permease: MLPVQQQRSTSPWRLAFAEFRRNRLAIACLIFLSIVTVLCIIAPWLTAWDPVKINIRFINKAPSTEHWLGTDKGGRDIVARLLYGGRITLWICFSISIIVTFLGTLVGSIAGYFGGRVDSLLMRFTDLVLTFPFLVFVIVLKAIFPDTGISVFILVVSFLAWGGAARLVRSKILAEKENEYVLAAISIGCKPSTVIIKHLLPNVITTIIVQAILILAGMITVETGLSYLGFGVPANIPSWGNMMSDAISPDVIKNQWWVWLPSGILITATILAINFLGEGLKDAFNTKKPS